The Buchnera aphidicola (Formosaphis micheliae) nucleotide sequence ATAACTATAAACAAACTAATTTTATAAAGCATATAATAGAAAAAGATCTAAAAAATAAATTAATTTCTGTGATAAAAACTAGATTTCCTCCAGAACCAAATGGATATTTACACATTGGACATGCTAAATCAATATGTTTAAATTTTGGACTAGCTACAGAATACGATGGAACATGTAATCTTCGTTTTGATGATACTAATCCAATGAAAGAAAATATAGAATATATTAATTCTATTAAAAATGATATTAAATGGTTAGGTTTTAAATGGAACAATGATGTTAAATTTTCATCTATGTATTTTGATAAAATATATAAATATGCTATAGAATTAATCAACAACGGATTAGCATATGTTGATCTTCTCAATCAAGAAGAAATACGTAAATATAGAGGTACTTTAAAAAAACCTGGAATAAATAGTCCTTATAGAAATCAAAGTATTGAAAAAAACTTATTATTATTTAAACAAATGAAAAATGGATTTTTTTCTACAGGAGAAGCTTGTTTACGCGCAAAAATTAATATGTGTTCTCCTTTTATAATAATGAGAGATCCTGTATTATATCGAATAATATTTTATGAACATCATCAAACTAAAAATACATGGTGTATATATCCAACATATGATTTTGCGCATTGTATATCTGATGCATTAGAAGGCATTACTCATTCTATTTGTACTTTAGAATTTCAAGACAATAGACGTTTATATGATTGGATACTAAATAAAATTAATATTAAATATCGAGCCTATCAATATGAATATTCTAGATTAAATATAGAATATACAATATTATCTAAAAGAAAATTAAACATTTTAGTAAAAAAAAATATCGTAACAGGATGGGATGACCCAAGAATGCCTACCATATCTGGACTACGTCGTCGCGGATATACGCCTAGTTCTATACGCACATTTTGTGATAAAATTGGTGTTACTAAACAAGACAATTTAATAGAAATGTCTTTATTAGAGTCATGTATTAAAAATGATTTAAATACAAATGCTCCACGTGCTATGGCAATACTTGATCCAATAAAAATACGTATCACTAATTTACCTACAAACTACTTAGAAATATTAATGGTACCAAATCATCCGAATCAACCAAACATGGGATATCGATCTGTTTATTTTACTAATGAATTATATATTGATCGTTCTGATTTTTATGAACAAGAAACAATAGAACATAATGGATTAATATTAGGAAAAGAAATAAGATTACGTTACAGTTATATTATTAAAGCACAAAAAATTAAAAAAGATAAATATAAAAATATAGTTGAAATTCAATGTATTTACGATAAAGAAACTTTAGGAAAACATCCTAAAAATAGAAAAGTAAAAGGAGTAATTCATTGGTTATCAACAAAAAATACACGACCTGCTATTTTTAATTTATATGATAAATTATTTAATATAAAAAATCCAGAAAAAGAAATAAATTTTTTGCAACATATCAACACCGAATCATTAATTATAAAAAAAGGATTTGTAGAACTGAATCTTTTAACAACAAATATAAGCAACGTATACCAATTCGAACGAATAGGTTATTTTTGTTTTGATAAACAAATAAATAACACTATTGCTACATTTAATCGTATTATTTCTCTAAATATTAACAAAACAAAAAAAAAATAATTTTTATAATAAAGTTGAATATAATAAAAAAATTATTCAACTTTATTTGAATAATTTTAAAAAAATAAACTGATTAAAATTTATTGTCTAATTAAAAATTATTACTCTAAATTATATATTACATCATATTAACGTTAGCTTGTTATATCGTCATGACACACACTACTAAATCTATTTACTAAAAATAAAAAATATCAGATACATATTATATAATTGATACATAACTCTGATAGATATTTTAAATCTAAACTAATATAAATTCTTATTATTGTAATCTTTATATATTTATATATAAAGATTATATGTTCTATTTCAACTAAACTCTGTGGTTATTAACTATGGCTACACATTATATTTTTATTACCGGTGGAGTAGTTTCATCTTTAGGTAAAGGAATTATTGCAGCTTCTATAGGAGCTATTCTAAAAGCAAGAAAAATGAATATAACTATTATGAAATTAGATCCATATATTAACGTAGATCCAGGAACAATGAATCCTACTCAACATGGTGAGGTATTTGTTACTGAAGATGGAGCAGAAACAGATTTAGATTTAGGTCACTATGAAAGATTTATTCAAAATAAAATGACACGTTATAATAATTTTACAACAGGTAGTATTTACTCTGAAGTGTTAAAAAAAGAAAGAAAAGGAGATTATCTTGGAAAAACTATTCAAGTAATACCTCATATTACTAATGAAATAAAAAATAGAATTATAAAAGGATCGAAAAACTATGAACTCGCCTTAATTGAAATTGGAGGAACAGTTGGCGACATTGAATCCTTACCATTTTTAGAAGCTATTAGACAAATGGCCGTTGACTTAGGTAGAAAAAATGTTATATATATACATTTAACATTAGTTCCATATCTTAATGTTACTAAAGAGATAAAAACCAAACCTACTCAACATTCTGTAAAAGAATTATTATCTATAGGAATTCAACCTGATATTCTAATTTGCCGTTCAGCGCATGAAGTATCTAAAAATGCAAAAGAAAAAATTGCTTTATTTTGTAATGTATCTGAAAAAGCAGTTATTTCATTAAAAGATGTTAATTCTATTTATAAAATTCCTAAATTATTAAATTTACAAAAAATAGATGATTTTATTTGCGAACGATTTAATATTATAGCTCCTGCAGCTAATTTATCAGAATGGGATCAAGTTATTTACAATGAAGAAAATTCTAAAAATAAAGTAACTATAGGTATAGTAGGTAAATATGTTGAATTACCAGATGCATATAAATCTGTTATTGAAGCTTTAAAACATGGAGGATTAAAAACAAAAACTAAAATAAAAATAAAATTTATTAATTCTCAAGATGTCGAAAAAAAAGGAGTATCATTATTACATAATTTAAATGGAATTTTAGTACCAGGTGGATTTGGAAATAGAGGAATTTTAGGAAAGATAATATCTGTACGCTATGCTCGTGAAAAAAACATACCCTATTTTGGTATATGTTTAGGTATGCAAATAGCATTAATAGAATTTGCTCAAAATGTATTGGGAATGAAAGATGCAAATTCTACAGAATTTGTTCCAAAATGTAAATATCCTATAATTACTTTAATAAAAAAATGGATAGATAAAAACGGAAAAACAAAAATAAAAAATAAACGTGGCAATTTAGGAGGAACTATGAAATTAGGTAGTCAAATATGTATATTAACTGAGAATAGCTTAAGCAAAAAATTGTATGGAAAAAATACAATAAAAGAACGACATCGTCACAGATATGAAGTAAATCTAATATTGTTAAAAAAAATAGAAAAATATGGATTGTTAATTAGCGGAAGATCCAAAAATGATAAATTAGTTGAAATTATTGAATTATTAGATCATCCCTGGTTTATTGCTTGTCAATTTCATCCAGAATTTACATCAACACCTATCTGCGGTCATCCATTATTTATTGGATTTATAAAAGCAGCTAAAAAAAATAACATAACAATTTAATTTACATATTAATAAAGAGAAAAAATGTTTAAAATAATAAAAACAATATCTAGAGAAATTATAGATTCTCGTGGACATCCAACCATAGAAGCTGAAGTACATTTATCAGGAGGATCTATTGGTATAGCTTCTTCACCTTCAGGAGCTTCTACAGGATCCAGAGAAGCTATTGAATTAAGAGACAATGATATATCAAGATTTTTAGGAAAAGGTGTTACCAAAGCAGTTTCATTAATAAATGGACCTATAGCTTCTGCTATTTATAAAAAAGACGCAAGAGAACAAAAAAATATAGACAGAGTAATGATTGATTTAGATGGCACAAATAATAAATCTAATCTCGGCGCAAATTCCATTTTGGCAGTGTCATTAGCTGTCGCAAAAGCAACTGCAATAGCTAAAAAAGTACCTTTATATCAACATATATCTGATATTAATGAAACTTCTGGAATATTTTCTATGCCTTTGCCTATGGTGAATATTATTAATGGAGGAAAACATGCTAATAACAACTTAGATATACAAGAATTTATGATACAACCTATTTGTGCTAACAGTATGAAAGAATCTATTCGTATATCTTCAGAAATATTTCATACTTTAGCTAAAATATTAGAAGAAAATAATATGAATACATCTGTAGGAGATGAAGGAGGATACGCTCCAAAACTACATTCTAATGAATCAGCTTTACAACTTATCCAAAACGCTATTGAAAAATCTGGATATAAATCAGGAAAAGATATTACTTTAGCAATTGATTGCGCAGCATCAGAATTATATAATTTTAATACAAAAAAATATTCATTAAGTAATGAAAAAAAATGTTTTAGTTCAAAAGAATATACTCATTACTTAGAACAATTAATTAATAAATATCCAATAACATCAATAGAAGACGGACAAGATGAATCAGATTGGGATGGTTTTCTTTATCAAACGAAAACAATAGGTAATAAAATACAAATTGTAGGTGACGATTTATTTGTAACTAATAAAAAAATTTTGAAAAAAGGTATTAAAAAAGGAATTGCCAATTCTATTTTAATTAAATTAAATCAAATTGGTTCGTTAAGTGAAACACTAGATACTATAAAAATGGCTAAAAAAGCTAAGTATACTGTAATTATTTCACACAGATCTGGAGAAACAGAAGATACTTCTATAGCAGATTTAGCTGTAGGAACAGCTTCTGGACAAATTAAAACAGGTTCTATGAGTAGATCTGAAAGAACTGCAAAATATAATCAATTAATAAGAATTGAAGAAATATTAGGAAACAAATTAGCTCCATTTAATGGAATAAAAGAAATAAAAAATTACAAATTATACTAAAATATAAACATATATCAAATAATATAATAATTAAAGTAAATATATTTATATAAAATTATGTTTTTTTAATTAAAAATATAAACATCGTCTATATAATCAAAACACATGAAAATACTATCATATATTAATATTTTAACATTGAATTCATTGTAATTTATAAAAATATTTTATTGTAATCAACTCAATATAACCGTTTTCTTGATAACATATCATATCTCTAATTTATCAATAGTATTACATTATTTATTAATATATCTTCATTAATTAATATGAAGATATATTAACTGTATATATAAAAAGTAAATTTTTTATAAAATAAAAATAATAAAAATTTTATATTATATAAACATATAATATAAAATTAAAATGTAATTTTATAAATAACTTTTTTATATAAAAATTTTAAAAAAATATTTAATATATTTACATAAAATATCATATATAAAAATTAATTTCTTATTTGTTTCTCAATTATTTTTTTATAATTAAATTGTTAATAATTATATTTTAAAAAAATATTTTTTATACAAATTAATTAATAACAATATTATTTTATATAATTCATTTTCATATACTAATTTATTAATTATATTACATATATTATATATTATTTAATAATATTTAAAATATACATAAATTAATAACTTATATTTATATATTTTTAATATATAAAAAAATATAAATATAATTATTTTTTATCAGATAAAATGTAATCTTTTAACAAATAAATTATTTCTAAAGACTCTCTTGGAGAAAGTAAATCAGGTTCAATATTTTTTATTACACATAAAATGTTCTCTTTTAAGTTCTTTTGAAATAACATATTTCTAATTTTTTTAAAATAATTTCTATTATTACAAATTTGTGATGAATATTCCAATTCCTTTAGTTTTACTTGAGCTTGACGAATGACATAATTTGGTAAACCTGATAATTGAGCTACAGCTAATCCATGACTTTTTTTTGTAAATCCACTTTTTACCATATATGTAAATTGAATTAAATTATTATGTTCAATTACTTCAAAATAAATATTTTTTATTTCTTTAAATTTTTCTGCTAATAAAGTTAATTCAAAATAATGTGTAGAAAATAATGTAATAGACTTAATAACTTGTACTAAATATTCAGCACATGCCCACGCTAAAGATAAACCATCGTAAGTAGATGTACCTCTTCCAATCTCATCAATTAATACTAAACTATTTTTATCAGCATTATTTAAAATACTAGCTAATTCAGTCATTTCTACCATGAAAGTCGATTTTCCCATTGATAAATCATCTGCAGAACCAACTCTAATAAAAATTTTATTGAAATTACCAATTTTTGCTATCTTTGCTGGAACATAACTACCTATCCAAGTCATAATAACAATCAATGCTATTTGTCTCATATAAGTACTCTTTCCTCCCATATTAGCTCCAGTAATAATAATCATTCTATTTGTTTCAGATAATAAAACAGAATTAGAAACAAATGAATTTTGTAAAACAGACTCGATAACTGGATGACGACTATCTATTAATGAAATAAAAGGATAATCGTATAATTTTGGACAAGTATAATTCATAGCAACTGAACGTTCCGCTAAATTGGTCAATACATCTATTTCAGCTAATATCGAAGCATTAGAATATAAACTATCTAATTCAGTAGAGAATATGTCAAATATTTCTGTATATAGTTTTTTTCTAAGTTAATAATTTTCTCTTGTGCTACCAAAATATTAGATTCATAATCTTTTAATTCTTTAAAAAAATATCTTTCACAATTTTTTAATGTTTGACATTTACTATAATGAGATGGTACTAATTGACAATGTCTTTGACTAACTTGTATATAATATCCAATGATTCGATTAGATCTAATTTTTAATGATTCTATACCTAGAATATCTTTTAATTTTATCTCTAATTTTTTCAGATATTGATATCCATCTGTTTTTATTAATCTTAATGTATCTAACTCATCATTATACCCAGAAGATATTACTCCTCCATCTTGAATTGAATCTGAAGGACATATATTGATTGCTCGTTCTAATAAATTTAATAATTTTTTAAATTCTTTAATTGAAAAACATAATTTTCTTATATGACTAACATTTATATTTAATAATATTTTTTTTATTATCGGTAATTGTATAAAAGTTTTTTTTTAAAGAAATAAAATCTTTTGGTGACGCTGTACGTAAAGCAATACGAGAAGTAATTCGTTCCAAATCGCTAATGTTACATAATTCTGCCTGCAAAATAATATATATTTTACGCAAACCAGAAATACTATTTTGCCGATTTTTAATAACATTAAAATTACGTTCAGGAGAATTTAACCACCTTTTTAATATTCGACTACCCATTGATGTAGAAGTATGATCTAATACAGAACATAAGGTATTTTTCGTACCACCAGAAATATTTTTAATAATTTCTAAATTTCGATAAGTTGACCCATTAATAGTAATATTATCTCTAATATTATTTATTTTAATCGATTTTATATGAGGTAACATATAATAATGTGTATTTTTTACATACTGTAATAAACATCCTGCAGCACAAACAGCAATATATACTTTACAAAAACCTAACTGAAATAAATTAATATTACTAAACTGTAAACTTAATTGTTTCCATGATTTAAAAAATTCAAATTCTGATACAGAACGTTTACGCAATCCTCTTCGTGATTTTATGTCATAATAATAAATAAAATTTTCAGGATACAATAATTCTTTTGGGTTATCTTTTTCTAACA carries:
- the glnS gene encoding glutamine--tRNA ligase, with protein sequence MKKDNYKQTNFIKHIIEKDLKNKLISVIKTRFPPEPNGYLHIGHAKSICLNFGLATEYDGTCNLRFDDTNPMKENIEYINSIKNDIKWLGFKWNNDVKFSSMYFDKIYKYAIELINNGLAYVDLLNQEEIRKYRGTLKKPGINSPYRNQSIEKNLLLFKQMKNGFFSTGEACLRAKINMCSPFIIMRDPVLYRIIFYEHHQTKNTWCIYPTYDFAHCISDALEGITHSICTLEFQDNRRLYDWILNKINIKYRAYQYEYSRLNIEYTILSKRKLNILVKKNIVTGWDDPRMPTISGLRRRGYTPSSIRTFCDKIGVTKQDNLIEMSLLESCIKNDLNTNAPRAMAILDPIKIRITNLPTNYLEILMVPNHPNQPNMGYRSVYFTNELYIDRSDFYEQETIEHNGLILGKEIRLRYSYIIKAQKIKKDKYKNIVEIQCIYDKETLGKHPKNRKVKGVIHWLSTKNTRPAIFNLYDKLFNIKNPEKEINFLQHINTESLIIKKGFVELNLLTTNISNVYQFERIGYFCFDKQINNTIATFNRIISLNINKTKKK
- the eno gene encoding phosphopyruvate hydratase, coding for MFKIIKTISREIIDSRGHPTIEAEVHLSGGSIGIASSPSGASTGSREAIELRDNDISRFLGKGVTKAVSLINGPIASAIYKKDAREQKNIDRVMIDLDGTNNKSNLGANSILAVSLAVAKATAIAKKVPLYQHISDINETSGIFSMPLPMVNIINGGKHANNNLDIQEFMIQPICANSMKESIRISSEIFHTLAKILEENNMNTSVGDEGGYAPKLHSNESALQLIQNAIEKSGYKSGKDITLAIDCAASELYNFNTKKYSLSNEKKCFSSKEYTHYLEQLINKYPITSIEDGQDESDWDGFLYQTKTIGNKIQIVGDDLFVTNKKILKKGIKKGIANSILIKLNQIGSLSETLDTIKMAKKAKYTVIISHRSGETEDTSIADLAVGTASGQIKTGSMSRSERTAKYNQLIRIEEILGNKLAPFNGIKEIKNYKLY
- a CDS encoding CTP synthase, with the translated sequence MATHYIFITGGVVSSLGKGIIAASIGAILKARKMNITIMKLDPYINVDPGTMNPTQHGEVFVTEDGAETDLDLGHYERFIQNKMTRYNNFTTGSIYSEVLKKERKGDYLGKTIQVIPHITNEIKNRIIKGSKNYELALIEIGGTVGDIESLPFLEAIRQMAVDLGRKNVIYIHLTLVPYLNVTKEIKTKPTQHSVKELLSIGIQPDILICRSAHEVSKNAKEKIALFCNVSEKAVISLKDVNSIYKIPKLLNLQKIDDFICERFNIIAPAANLSEWDQVIYNEENSKNKVTIGIVGKYVELPDAYKSVIEALKHGGLKTKTKIKIKFINSQDVEKKGVSLLHNLNGILVPGGFGNRGILGKIISVRYAREKNIPYFGICLGMQIALIEFAQNVLGMKDANSTEFVPKCKYPIITLIKKWIDKNGKTKIKNKRGNLGGTMKLGSQICILTENSLSKKLYGKNTIKERHRHRYEVNLILLKKIEKYGLLISGRSKNDKLVEIIELLDHPWFIACQFHPEFTSTPICGHPLFIGFIKAAKKNNITI